The following is a genomic window from Chryseobacterium ginsenosidimutans.
TATTAAAAAAGCATTGCGTGAAGATGGAAAAGACAATGAGGACATCATTCAGATGATTAAAAAAGTGTCGAAAATAAAGGTTCTGACAGTAGAAAATGGTGACCGAACAATGCTTAAAGAGTTTGCAAATTATTTAAATAACAATAATTACGAAGATTGGGCAACCATAAAACATGATGGTGACAATGTAAACATCAGAGTGAAACAAAAGGGAGAAACCATAAAAAATATGCTGATTACCGTAAACTCAGATAAAGAACTGGTTTTTGTAGATGTAAGAGGGAGTTTCACGGCAGATGAGATTTCAAAAATGATTGCTTCGGCAACAGATAAATAGACACTTTATATTCAAATCATATACTAAATTTTATTTTGTACAAGAAGACCGTTCCCGAATTTGGAGCGGTTTTTCGATTTAAGTTATTGATTATTAAGTTTTATTTAAACTATTAAAATCAATTTTCGTATCTCGCCAAAATGTCTTAATTTTGCAAGAAAGTAAAGATGTCTATTCATAACAAAATTGTAGAGACAGCCATCACTTTCGATGACGTGCTTCTAGTTCCTTCTTATTCTGAAGTTTTACCTAACCAGGTTTCATTAAAATCCAGACTTACCGATAAAATTACGCTTAATGTTCCGATAGTTTCTGCTGCGATGGATACTGTTACGGAAGCAGATCTGGCAATTGCATTGGCAAGAGTCGGCGGTTTAGGATTTATTCATAAAAACATGACAATCGCTGAACAGGCTGCACAGGTTAATCGTGTAAAGCGTTCGGAAAACGGAATGATTTCAGATCCTGTTACCCTTTCAAAAGACCATACTTTGGCTGAAGCTAAGGAAACAATGGCGAAATATAAAATCTCCGGTCTTCCTGTAGTAGATGCTGAAAATACTTTGATCGGTATTATCACAAACAGAGATGTTAAATATCAGGAAAACCTTGATATGAAGGTTGAAGAGATCATGACCAAAAAAAACCTGATCACTTCTGATAAAGATACAAACCTTGAAAAAGCAAAAGAAATTCTTCTTAAAAGCAGAGTTGAAAAGCTTCCGATCGTTGATAAAAACAATAAATTAGTTGGTTTAATTACGATTAAAGATATTGACAATCAGTTAGAGTACCCGAATGCAAATAAAGACGAAAAAGGACGCTTAATTGTTGGAGCTGGTGTTGGAGTTGGGGAAGATACTTTAGATAGAATTGCAGCTTTGGTTCAGGCTGGCGTTGATATCATCGGTATCGATTCTGCTCACGGACATTCAAAAGGTGTTTTAGATAAAATTTCTGAAATCAGAAAAGCATATCCGGATTTGGATATCGTTGGAGGAAATATTGTAACGGCTGAAGCTGCAGAGGATTTGATTAAAGCTGGAGCAAACGTTCTTAAAGTGGGTGTTGGTCCCGGTTCTATCTGTACAACGAGAGTTGTTGCAGGAGTTGGGGTTCCTCAATTATCAGCTATTTACAACGTTTACGAATATGCTCAGTCTAAAAATGTTGCTGTAATTGCTGATGGAGGTATCAAACTTTCAGGAGATATCGTAAAAGCGATTGCAAGTGGAGCAGGAGCAGTAATGTTAGGTTCGCTTTTAGCCGGAACTGATGAAGCTCCAGGTGAAGAAATTATCTTCCAGGGTAGAAAATTCAAAACGTACCAAGGAATGGGAAGTCTTTCTGCAATGAAGAGAGGTGGAAAAGAAAGATATTTCCAAAGTGAGGCTAAAAAATTCGTTCCGGAAGGAATTGAAGGAAGAGTTCCAAGTAAAGGATCATTGGAAGAAGTAATTTTCCAACTAACAGGTGGTTTAAGAGCCGGAATGGGATATTGTGGAGCTAAAGATATTGAAGCTTTGCAAAAAGATACCAAAATGGTAATGATCACAGGAAGTGGATTGAAGGAATCTCATCCTCATGATGTTATCATCACGCAGGAAGCTCCGAATTATTCTTTGTAATAATAAATTAGATATAATAAAAAGGCTATCTCAATGTTGAGGTAGCCTTTTTATTGATTTTCATGCTAATTAATTATTCAGTTACGAAAGCAGATCAACAAAAGAATCATATGTTCCGTCATAATCTTCCCATTTTTGATTATTCACAAAAAATGAAGGAGTTCCATTTACTCCGCTTCTTACACCGCCTTCAAAATCATTTTCAATTTTGTCCTGAAGATCGGCAGTATTGATATCGTTTTCGATTTTATTAAAATCAAGCTGTAATGTCTTTGCGCATTCTTTCAGCATTTCTTCACTCAATTGATCTTGATTGTCATAGATAAGATCATGCATTTCCCAGAATTTTCCCTGTTTTCCCGCCGCTTCGGCAATCGTTGCGGCTGCCATTGCAAACTCGTGAGAATCAGTTAAAGGAAAATTTCTGAAAACAAATGCCACATCGTCACCATATTCCTCAACAAATTGTTTTACCAAAGGAAAAGCATGTCCGCAATAAGGACACTGATAATCGCCGTATTCAACTAGAACGATTTTCGCAGTTTCAGGATTTCCTTGAATATGATCATTCGGGCCGATCGGAATTCTTAATGTAGACATAGGTTATGAGCTTTTATTTAAATTTTCTAATGCATCGATGATCCCATCAGCTCCAGGATTAATTCCGTCCGGTGACAAATAACTCCATTGGATCACCCCATCTTTATCTATAACGAATAATGCCCTTTTTGAAGTTCCGTTTTCTTCATTGTAAACTCCATATTTTTTTGAGACTTCTCCTTTAGGATTAAAGTCGGCAAGTAATGGATAGTGTAATTTTCTATCTGCCATAAAAGCATCATGACACCAGGAGCTGTCAACAGAAATTCCTACAATATCTGCATTGTATTTGTGGAAAATACTCAACATTTCATTATACAAAGCTACCTGATCTCCACAAACAGGACTCCAGTCTGCGGGATAAAAAACTAAGATGAGGTTCTTCCCTAAAAAATCAGAACGTTTCAGTTTCTGATCGGGAGTAGAGTGGAGTTCAAAATCCGGTGCTGAGGTTCCTTTTTCTAATATCATATTATAGTGATTTTGGAT
Proteins encoded in this region:
- a CDS encoding DUF4252 domain-containing protein; the encoded protein is MKIVKHILLIVCTIFLMQSCIVSGRPNIAYFSDSGNDFKGARFTSINVPMFLAKPVIKKALREDGKDNEDIIQMIKKVSKIKVLTVENGDRTMLKEFANYLNNNNYEDWATIKHDGDNVNIRVKQKGETIKNMLITVNSDKELVFVDVRGSFTADEISKMIASATDK
- the guaB gene encoding IMP dehydrogenase; this translates as MSIHNKIVETAITFDDVLLVPSYSEVLPNQVSLKSRLTDKITLNVPIVSAAMDTVTEADLAIALARVGGLGFIHKNMTIAEQAAQVNRVKRSENGMISDPVTLSKDHTLAEAKETMAKYKISGLPVVDAENTLIGIITNRDVKYQENLDMKVEEIMTKKNLITSDKDTNLEKAKEILLKSRVEKLPIVDKNNKLVGLITIKDIDNQLEYPNANKDEKGRLIVGAGVGVGEDTLDRIAALVQAGVDIIGIDSAHGHSKGVLDKISEIRKAYPDLDIVGGNIVTAEAAEDLIKAGANVLKVGVGPGSICTTRVVAGVGVPQLSAIYNVYEYAQSKNVAVIADGGIKLSGDIVKAIASGAGAVMLGSLLAGTDEAPGEEIIFQGRKFKTYQGMGSLSAMKRGGKERYFQSEAKKFVPEGIEGRVPSKGSLEEVIFQLTGGLRAGMGYCGAKDIEALQKDTKMVMITGSGLKESHPHDVIITQEAPNYSL
- a CDS encoding DsbA family protein, encoding MSTLRIPIGPNDHIQGNPETAKIVLVEYGDYQCPYCGHAFPLVKQFVEEYGDDVAFVFRNFPLTDSHEFAMAAATIAEAAGKQGKFWEMHDLIYDNQDQLSEEMLKECAKTLQLDFNKIENDINTADLQDKIENDFEGGVRSGVNGTPSFFVNNQKWEDYDGTYDSFVDLLS
- a CDS encoding redoxin domain-containing protein translates to MILEKGTSAPDFELHSTPDQKLKRSDFLGKNLILVFYPADWSPVCGDQVALYNEMLSIFHKYNADIVGISVDSSWCHDAFMADRKLHYPLLADFNPKGEVSKKYGVYNEENGTSKRALFVIDKDGVIQWSYLSPDGINPGADGIIDALENLNKSS